From Xenopus tropicalis strain Nigerian chromosome 3, UCB_Xtro_10.0, whole genome shotgun sequence, the proteins below share one genomic window:
- the crebl2 gene encoding cAMP-responsive element-binding protein-like 2: MDDSKVSGGKVKKPGKRGRKPAKIDLKAKLERSRQSARECRARKKLRYQYLEELVSSRERAICALREELEMYKQWCAAMDQGKIPSEIKALLSGEDLKAAPNQVKHRAVKTEQKEKCP, encoded by the exons ATGGATGACAGCAAG GTATCTGGCGGGAAGGTGAAGAAACCTGGCAAGAGAGGGAGGAAACCCGCCAAGATCGATCTGAAGGCAAAGCTAGAGCGCAGCAGGCAGAGCGCCCGCGAGTGCAGAGCCAGGAAGAAGCTCCGTTACCAGTACCTGGAAGAGCTGGTGTCCAGCCGCGAGCGAGCCATATGCGCCCTGAGGGAGGAGCTGGAAATG TACAAACAGTGGTGCGCTGCAATGGACCAAGGGAAAATTCCATCTGAGATCAAAGCCCTACTCAGTGGGGAAGATTTAAAGGCTGCACCGAACCAAGTGAAACACAGGGCAGTTAAGACAGAGCAGAAGGAAAAGTGTCCCT GA